A window of Heliomicrobium undosum genomic DNA:
GACGCCCTGGAGTGGATCGACGACGATGAACTCGTCGAAGTGACGCCGAAAAACATCCGCCTGCGCAAGCGTATCATGGACATCAACCAGCGGGAGCGGGCGAAGAAGAATAAGGCGTTGGGGATCAACTAAGGGATTAACTTAAGCGCCAGCAGCTAAGGGTTTAGCTAAAGAAGCAACTATTAGGAGCCATTTCGTGTAGGAGCCATTCATGACTTAGGCAAAACATGAAATAAGTGAGAACGGATCAAGCCCTTGGGTCTGACTGACGACCCAAGGGCTTGTTGTTTTTCCGGCTTGGGAAAAGCAGGCGAAACGGTTACAATAGAGATATAGAACATATGTTGCCTAACTCTTTTCGTAACCCTTCTGCCTACATTCCTCACTCGCTTGCATATCTCTCCCTTCGCTTCCTCTCCTCCCCATCATGCTTCTTACCTGACCGCATTCTCTAAATCCGTTAGGAGTTGTTCCTATGGACCTTTTTTCCTATCAAAGTGAAGCTTTAAAAAGCAAAGAAGGCCCCTTGGCCTTTCGCATGCGCCCGCGCAGCCTCGACGAGGTGTCTGGGCAGTCGCATCTGTTAAAAAAAGGCTCCCTCTTTCGTCGCATGATCGATGAGGACAAGCTACAGTCCTTTATCCTCTACGGGCCGCCGGGAACGGGCAAGACGACCATCGCCCGATTGATCGCCCAGACGACCGAAAGCAGCTTTGTCACCCTCTCCGCCGTCACGGCCAACACGAGTGACATCAAAAAGGTGGCCAAAGAGGCCGAAGAGCGCCTTTCCTTCAACCAGAAGCGAACGATCCTTTTCATCGACGAGATCCACCGCTTCAACAAGGCCCAGCAGGACGTGTTGCTGCCGATCGTGGAAGACGGCACCCTGATCCTGATCGGCGCCACAACGGAAAACCCGCTTTATGAACTGAACGCCGCCCTCCTCTCCCGGTTGCGCGTCTACATTCTGCAACCGTTAAAAGAGGAGGAACTGGTGTCGCTCCTGAAGCGGGCGCTTACCGACACCGAACGAGGCCTCGGCCTACAGGAGAACGTCCTTACGGAAGAAGCTCTTGATATGGTCGTGCGCGCCGCCAAGGGAGATGCCCGGGCTGCTTTGACGATCCTGGACATGGTCGCAGGAGTTCACGGTGATGCCGAGCAACCGATTGAAGCTTCTGAAGTCACAGAGGTGACGGGCCGGGTCGCTGTCTACTACGACAAAAAAGGCGACCGTCACTACGACACGATCTCCGCCTTCATAAAAAGCATCCGCGGCTCCGACCCTGACGCAGCCCTCTACTGGCTGGCGGTCATGTTGGAAGCCGGCGAAGATCCTCTCTTCATTGCCCGCCGCATTGTTATCCATGCTGCCGAAGACATCGGCATGGCCGACCCGATGGCCCTCGTTGTCGCTCAGGCGGCTGCCGAGGCCGTCAAATTCGTCGGCCTGCCAGAGGGGCGCATCCCCCTGGCCGAAGCGACTATATACCTAGCCTGTGCTCCTAAGAGTAATGGTGCCAAAGATTCTATCGACAAGGCGTTACGAGCCGTGCGGGAGGCGAAACGCATTGAGGTCCCCCGCCACCTGGCAGACACGTCCCACTCTAAAGCTGGCGATCTGCTGGGCAACGGTGTCGGCTACAAGTACCCACATAATTACGGGGGTTATGTCCGGCAAAACTACCTGCCACCGGAAATGGAGAACGCCCGGTTCTATACCCCCTCGGAGAATGGTCGGGAGAAGCAGATCGGGCGTTGGTTGGAGGAATTGCGGGGCGGTTTGAGGGCACCTTCGTTATAATCTCATCAATTTCTTTACGAAGAGTAGTAAATAAAAGTAGACAGAAAAGGAATTCCGAATGCGATTAGTATGAATTTTATATTCTTAATCTGTTCTAGCACTTATTTGGTTAAACAATTAATGCAAATCTAGAGAGCCAAGCTGAGTACGCATCAAGACCGTTACCTATTTGGCTTTAAACTTTATCTTTCGACAGTGGTTCTTTTCATCGTGTCCAACTAATTACTTCACTCTTTTTGCCATAGTCTTCTTTTCAGCAATTAGCTTTTCAATGCTATCATATAGTTTAATTGTCCTTTTATTTGAACCTGGCAAACGTTCTGCTTCATTAATTAAATTAATAGCTCGTTCAAGGTTTTCTCCCCATTGGTAAATATTTTGAGCCATTGCAGTTAAAGTTAATTTTCTTTGTCTAGGGTTGGAATCGCCGATTATTTGTAGTGCTTTACTGTACGTTCGATCGGCACCGGAGTATTGACCAATTTTACTCTGACAAAAGGCCATCATGTGAAGTATGTACGGATCGTTTTCGTTTAACGACAATGCTATACTCAACTTTTCAATTGCTCTTTGCCAATCACCTTCTTGTTTAAGAGCCTGTCCCCACATTTTCCATACTACTGCATCTTTTGCAGTAGGTTTCAGTATTAATTTTGTCGCCCTTTCAAAGTACACATACGCTTGAGCTGAATTCCCCGCGTTTAGTTCAGATGTTGCTCTGGTGTAAAAAACATAAGGACTTTTATCATAATAACTTTCTGCTTGGTCAAAAAGAGATCTTCCTTTATCATAGTTACCAGCAGAGTATTCCTCAGCAGCAGCCTTCGCTAATCCAACAGCCAATTGTTCTGCTTCATCCTTACCGTGAAATAAACTTTGTAAATAATCTACTATTGCTTTAGCGTCCTGCTGTCTAAATTGCATTTCTCTATATCGTGCTCTCACCGCACTTTCATAGTCACGGTTTTTAACAAGCTCAGAAAAAGCGAAAGATGCAGTTATCGGAAGAACAGAATAGGTGATTCCACTTGAAGTAGCATTTGTTAAAAATAAAGAACTTTGGATTAACCCGTTAAGAGCTTTATTCGTTCTATCACGATCCCATTCGGCGAGATGCATATAGTGTTCAATACTTAATGGTTCTTGAGGTGATAATGCAGAGAGCTTAAGAATCAATTTTTGATCTTCCGACAATAGATTGAACATATTTCTAAAACTAAATTCTAATATTTGCTCCGGAACGATCGGAACCTCTTTGTTCAATTGACTTATAAAAGACGTAGATTGCTGAAGTCTCACTTGTCCGACCAACCACAGTATTGCTAATGGCAATCCACCGGAAGTTCTGACTATGCTATTAATACTTTCTTCATCTGCTAACTGCAGCAAATTCCATGTTTCTAACAAACGATGCACTAATTTAACGGAGTCAGTCTGTGCTAAACCCGTTAAACGAATTCTATCTTCTCCTGTCTCTGGCTGCCGTCTCGAAGTGACTAACGCTCTTGTAGGCTGGGGGAGATTTTTTAGAAAGTCGAAGACCCTTGGATCATCGACTGTTTCCAAGTTATCCAAAAAAAGAAGGGATTCTGTTGATTCTAAAAGCTGCTTTGCCATTTCAATCCTGACCTGAATTGGACTGCACAAGTCCTCTTTGAAGCCAGTAGCTTCTAGTATAGCATCTACCACAGAATCAATCCCAATAAGTTCTGGTTTCAATGGTAGTATTCGGTTTTCACTAAGCTCACGATTTTTTGCTGAAACAGAAATGATTGTTTCAAAACGTTTTTCCCGATATAGTTCCCAGACAATTTCCGAAGCTAGGGCAGTTTTTCCGACACCCCCCAGCCCCTCAATTGACGATATCCACCACCTGTTTCTAGAATCTAAACTTTGAAAAACAGTTTCTCGATCTCGGTCACGCCCAATTAAAGGTTCTGGCTTCGGAGGAAGGCGAAAACCATACTCTACTACATTCCAATTTGACGGTTCTA
This region includes:
- a CDS encoding replication-associated recombination protein A — encoded protein: MDLFSYQSEALKSKEGPLAFRMRPRSLDEVSGQSHLLKKGSLFRRMIDEDKLQSFILYGPPGTGKTTIARLIAQTTESSFVTLSAVTANTSDIKKVAKEAEERLSFNQKRTILFIDEIHRFNKAQQDVLLPIVEDGTLILIGATTENPLYELNAALLSRLRVYILQPLKEEELVSLLKRALTDTERGLGLQENVLTEEALDMVVRAAKGDARAALTILDMVAGVHGDAEQPIEASEVTEVTGRVAVYYDKKGDRHYDTISAFIKSIRGSDPDAALYWLAVMLEAGEDPLFIARRIVIHAAEDIGMADPMALVVAQAAAEAVKFVGLPEGRIPLAEATIYLACAPKSNGAKDSIDKALRAVREAKRIEVPRHLADTSHSKAGDLLGNGVGYKYPHNYGGYVRQNYLPPEMENARFYTPSENGREKQIGRWLEELRGGLRAPSL
- a CDS encoding RNA-binding domain-containing protein, whose protein sequence is MEIIRQAIRNGRVDDSLANELATRKFECELWDYKEKIDLTSSEAKAEIARDCAAFHNKEGGYILIGVKDKTWDITGVDETILTSITQTHINDIIRSYIGERFGIIYRVCRIPLCRKPLGLIYVPPRTGRPVIMKKNGPQIGRDIMFRQGDIFIRSADSTCRATTDSHIEAIWGETAVSLPKVEPSNWNVVEYGFRLPPKPEPLIGRDRDRETVFQSLDSRNRWWISSIEGLGGVGKTALASEIVWELYREKRFETIISVSAKNRELSENRILPLKPELIGIDSVVDAILEATGFKEDLCSPIQVRIEMAKQLLESTESLLFLDNLETVDDPRVFDFLKNLPQPTRALVTSRRQPETGEDRIRLTGLAQTDSVKLVHRLLETWNLLQLADEESINSIVRTSGGLPLAILWLVGQVRLQQSTSFISQLNKEVPIVPEQILEFSFRNMFNLLSEDQKLILKLSALSPQEPLSIEHYMHLAEWDRDRTNKALNGLIQSSLFLTNATSSGITYSVLPITASFAFSELVKNRDYESAVRARYREMQFRQQDAKAIVDYLQSLFHGKDEAEQLAVGLAKAAAEEYSAGNYDKGRSLFDQAESYYDKSPYVFYTRATSELNAGNSAQAYVYFERATKLILKPTAKDAVVWKMWGQALKQEGDWQRAIEKLSIALSLNENDPYILHMMAFCQSKIGQYSGADRTYSKALQIIGDSNPRQRKLTLTAMAQNIYQWGENLERAINLINEAERLPGSNKRTIKLYDSIEKLIAEKKTMAKRVK